A region of Anolis sagrei isolate rAnoSag1 chromosome 2, rAnoSag1.mat, whole genome shotgun sequence DNA encodes the following proteins:
- the ACAA2 gene encoding 3-ketoacyl-CoA thiolase, mitochondrial, whose protein sequence is MALLRGVFIVSAKRTPFGAYGGLFKDFTATDLAEIAARSALSAGKVSPEIVDSVIVGNVMQTAADTIYLARHVGLRVGVPVPVPALTVNRLCGSGFQSIVNGCQEICLKESEIVLCGGTENMSQSPYAVRNARFGTKLGVDLKLEDTLWAGLTDPHIKTPMGGTAENLAVQNNITREQCDQYALKTQKRWKAAHEAGYFKAEMAPIEVKTKKGKQSVETDEHPRPDVTLEQLAKLPLVFKKDGTVTAGNASGVCDGAGAVILASEDAVQKHNLTPLARIVAYHASGCDPNIMGIGPVFAIKEALKKAGLSLKDMDLVEVNEAFAPQYLAVEKVLGLDPEKTNVDGGAIALGHPLAASGSRITAHLTHELRRRGGKYAVGSACIGGGQGIAVIIQNTA, encoded by the exons GTGTGTTCATTGTTTCTGCCAAGAGGACCCCGTTCGGGGCTTACGGAGGCCTCTTCAAAGACTTCACAGCCACGGACCTCGCAGAGATTGCAGCGCGGTCGGCCCTATCTGCTGGCAAGGTGTCTCCCGAAATTGTCGACAGTGTGATTGTGGGGAATGTTATGCAG ACCGCCGCAGATACTATTTATCTTGCACGCCACGTTGGCCTACGCGTCGGAGTGCCAGTCCCAGTCCCTGCCTTAACCGTCAACAGATTGTGCGGATCAGGATTCCAGTCGATCGTCAACGGATGCCAG GAAATTTGCCTGAAAGAATCAGAAATAGTACTATGTGGTGGAACAGAAAATATGAGCCAGTCTCCATATGCTGTTCGAAATGCCCGCTTTGGAACAAAACTTGGAGTTGATCTCAAG CTAGAAGACACACTGTGGGCTGGACTGACAGATCCACATATTAAGACACCTATGGGCGGCACAGCTGAAAATTTGGCTGTACAGAATAACATCACGAGGGAACAATGTGATCAATATGCACTGAAGACACAGAAGAGGTGGAAAGCTG ctCATGAAGCTGGCTATTTTAAGGCCGAGATGGCACCCATTGAAGTGAAAACCAAGAAAGGGAAACAGAGCGTGGAGACGGATGAGCATCCGCGACCAGACGTGACACTGGAACAACTAGCAAAGCTCCCCTTGGTTTTCAAGAAGGATGGGACGGTCACAGCTGGGAATGCCTCG GGAGTATGTGATGGAGCTGGCGCAGTGATCTTGGCAAGTGAAGATGCTGTTCAAAAGCACAATCTCACTCCTTTGGCTAGAATAGTGGCCTACCATGCATCTGGTTGTGACCCCAACATCATGGGCATTG GCCCAGTATTTGCCATCAAAGAAGCTCTGAAGAAAGCTGGACTTTCTCTGAAAGACATGGATTTGGTTGAG GTCAATGAGGCTTTTGCTCCACAATACTTGGCAGTGGAGAAGGTTTTGGGTCTGGACCCCGAGAAAACCAATGTCGACGGGGGCGCGATCGCCTTGGGTCATCCATTGGCAGCTTCAGGCTCAAGGATCACAGCTCATCTGACTCATGAACTGAG